The Helianthus annuus cultivar XRQ/B chromosome 16, HanXRQr2.0-SUNRISE, whole genome shotgun sequence genome includes a window with the following:
- the LOC110902426 gene encoding uncharacterized protein LOC110902426 has protein sequence MVSNDLDGGGAGCTKHHQLQLLDSLPLVIFSGRQAQPTGGASDCTGRHPGGAGDAPATVVISGQDLFSVVDVQVELMMVMTAAGQRQKHRRRQRWLHGLSSRGGSESRMQTRFRFSFSSDLVRVSRRGRFESTQSNGSAESTRSTRSAGQTQSIGQSQTTSQARSNQSTVVNWSTQDPEYYRCMLANSRSWNDNSESR, from the exons ATGGTCTCTAACGACCTTGACGGTGGTGGCGCGGGTTGTACGAAGCATCATCAGCTACAACTCCTGGACTCTCTTCCTCTCGTCATCTTCTCAGGCAGACAAGCACAGCCGACCGGCGGAGCTAGCGACTGTACAGGGCGGCACCCAGGCGGAGCCGGTGATGCTCCGGCGACGGTGGTGATTTCAGGTCAAGATCTTTTCTCCGTGGTTGACGTTCAGGTAGAgctaatgatggtgatgacggCAGCCGGCCAGCGTCAAAAACACAGGCGGCGACAACGGTGGCTGCATGGACTCAGTTCAAGAGGCGGGTCCGAGTCACGAATGCAAACTCGCTTCAGATTCAGTTTCAGTTCAGATTTGGTTCGGGTTTCGCGGCGCGGTCGGTTCGAGTCAACTCAATCAAACGGGTCAGCTGAGTCAACCCGGTCGACTCGGTCAGCTGGTCAAACTCAGTCAATCGGTCAAAGTCAGACAACAAGTCAAGCTCGGTCAAACCAGTCAACTGTGGTCAACTGGTCGACGCAAGACCCG gaatactatagatgcaTGCTAGCTAATTCACGTTCTTGGAATGACAATTCGGAATCAcgctaa